A window from Longimicrobiales bacterium encodes these proteins:
- the mutL gene encoding DNA mismatch repair endonuclease MutL — translation MPRRIHVLPDTLSNQIAAGEVVERPASVVKELVENALDAGATRIDITVRNGGKTEIRVADDGHGMNRDDALLSLDRHATSKITRAEDLQQVRSFGFRGEALPSIASVSRLTLETAESGGVGTRVRVQGGRIVGVEECARQAGTTVSVRSLFGNVPARAKFLRSAAVETRGIADAVLTLALAHLSTAFRLESNGRLLLDLPAARDLASRVASLWSDESAGKFIPVGRTEEGLTVGGLIERPDAALAGPRRVHLFVNGRPFRDREVAAAAERGYRTTVPHGARPSLLLYLKLAAGAVDVNVHPAKLEVRFSDRAAVDLCVETAVREALSRLDSAATLDRRPTLPQLKREAAPAMSSHSADAGQLAFFVAASEHRPPAGDGEPESVAEPVLSGSIREQQGRPLLWQLHDSYILAETRTGLLIIDQHSAHERILFQELIEAFDRGGAPSQRLLFPITLRLTPAEYALVLDARELFERTGFEVEPFGGRTVIMHSAPAPHPWFNAERCAREMIAELASGSELTRSARTQYERMAMTFACKGAIKAGQRMSALEMEELFERLFATDLPYHDVHGRPTVIRLSLDELERRFGRHG, via the coding sequence ATGCCGCGCCGAATTCACGTACTGCCCGATACACTGTCGAACCAGATCGCCGCCGGCGAGGTGGTAGAGCGGCCGGCATCGGTGGTGAAGGAGCTGGTGGAGAACGCGCTCGACGCGGGCGCCACGCGCATCGACATCACCGTACGCAACGGCGGCAAGACGGAGATCCGTGTCGCGGACGACGGTCATGGGATGAACCGGGACGATGCGCTCCTGAGTCTGGATCGCCACGCAACGAGCAAGATCACGCGGGCGGAGGACCTGCAGCAGGTGCGTTCGTTCGGCTTTCGCGGCGAGGCGCTGCCGTCGATTGCGTCGGTGTCGCGGCTGACACTGGAGACGGCGGAGTCGGGTGGCGTCGGGACGAGAGTGCGGGTCCAGGGCGGCCGCATCGTCGGCGTTGAGGAGTGTGCGCGTCAGGCGGGCACGACGGTGTCGGTGCGAAGCCTGTTCGGCAATGTGCCGGCGCGCGCGAAGTTCCTGCGGAGTGCGGCTGTCGAGACGCGGGGGATCGCGGACGCCGTGCTGACGCTGGCGCTCGCGCACCTGTCCACGGCCTTCAGGCTCGAGTCGAACGGGCGCCTGCTGCTCGATCTTCCGGCCGCGCGTGATCTGGCGAGCCGGGTGGCATCGCTCTGGAGTGACGAATCAGCTGGCAAGTTCATCCCGGTCGGGCGTACGGAGGAGGGATTGACGGTCGGCGGTCTGATCGAGCGGCCGGACGCGGCACTGGCGGGGCCGCGGCGCGTGCACCTCTTTGTGAACGGACGTCCGTTCCGCGACCGGGAAGTGGCGGCGGCGGCAGAGCGCGGGTATCGCACGACGGTGCCGCATGGCGCCCGGCCCTCTCTCCTGCTGTACCTGAAGCTGGCAGCGGGAGCGGTGGACGTGAACGTCCATCCGGCCAAACTCGAGGTGCGCTTCTCGGACCGTGCGGCAGTGGATCTCTGCGTAGAGACGGCAGTGCGGGAGGCGCTCAGCCGCCTGGACAGTGCGGCGACGCTGGACCGGCGCCCGACACTGCCGCAGCTGAAGCGGGAGGCTGCCCCGGCAATGTCGTCGCATTCGGCGGATGCAGGTCAGCTGGCGTTCTTCGTGGCGGCGAGCGAGCACCGGCCTCCGGCGGGAGACGGCGAGCCGGAGTCTGTTGCCGAGCCGGTGCTGTCGGGCAGCATCCGGGAGCAGCAGGGTCGGCCGCTGCTGTGGCAGCTGCATGACTCCTACATCCTGGCCGAGACGAGGACGGGGCTACTGATCATCGATCAGCACTCCGCGCATGAGCGCATCCTCTTTCAGGAGCTGATCGAGGCGTTCGACCGTGGCGGCGCGCCGAGCCAGCGGTTGCTGTTCCCGATCACGCTGCGGCTGACACCCGCGGAGTACGCGCTCGTGCTGGACGCGCGGGAGCTGTTCGAGCGCACGGGCTTCGAGGTGGAGCCGTTCGGCGGTCGCACGGTCATCATGCATTCCGCACCCGCGCCGCATCCGTGGTTCAACGCGGAACGCTGCGCGCGCGAGATGATCGCGGAGCTGGCGTCGGGCAGCGAGCTGACGCGGTCCGCGCGCACGCAGTACGAGCGGATGGCCATGACGTTCGCGTGCAAGGGTGCCATCAAGGCAGGCCAGCGCATGTCCGCGCTGGAGATGGAAGAGCTGTTCGAGCGGTTGTTCGCCACCGACCTGCCATACCACGATGTGCATGGCCGCCCCACCGTCATACGCCTGTCCCTGGACGAGCTGGAACGCCGCTTCGGACGCCATGGCTGA
- the miaA gene encoding tRNA (adenosine(37)-N6)-dimethylallyltransferase MiaA: MADDALVITGATATGKTAVAIGVAQRLGGEIISLDSRQVYRFMDIGTAKAPESERAGIPHHGLDLIDPDERFNAGRFAALARDWIADIRDRGRVPILAGGTGFFLRALTHPMFEEPRLDPAAKEAWKRYLSEMPADEVARWARMLDPDAAARASDRQRLARVVEVVMLTGLTLASLQRDAPPAARPIDARVFVLELPRDVLHQRIETRVDAMIRAGLPAEVRALMDRGYDETSPGMNATGYIELLPYLRGERSLEEAAALIKAATRRYARRQSTWLRHQLPLRAVRLAADASVDELASRIVQEWSQENP, encoded by the coding sequence ATGGCTGACGACGCCCTCGTCATTACCGGCGCCACTGCGACCGGCAAAACGGCGGTGGCGATCGGGGTGGCGCAGCGGCTGGGCGGCGAGATCATATCGCTCGACTCGCGTCAGGTCTATCGATTCATGGACATCGGGACGGCGAAGGCTCCCGAATCCGAGCGGGCTGGCATCCCGCACCACGGGCTGGACCTCATCGATCCGGACGAGCGGTTCAACGCCGGCCGTTTCGCTGCGCTCGCGCGCGACTGGATCGCCGACATCCGCGACCGCGGCCGCGTGCCCATCCTCGCCGGCGGTACGGGCTTCTTCCTGCGTGCCCTCACGCATCCCATGTTCGAGGAACCGCGCCTCGACCCGGCAGCAAAGGAGGCGTGGAAGCGTTACCTCTCAGAGATGCCGGCCGACGAGGTGGCGCGCTGGGCGCGGATGCTGGACCCGGACGCAGCCGCCCGGGCGAGCGATCGCCAGCGACTCGCCCGCGTTGTCGAGGTCGTGATGTTGACCGGCCTTACGCTCGCCTCGCTGCAACGCGACGCACCGCCCGCGGCGCGGCCTATTGACGCGCGCGTGTTCGTTCTGGAGCTTCCGCGCGACGTGCTCCACCAGCGCATCGAGACGCGCGTGGACGCGATGATCAGGGCCGGCCTGCCCGCGGAGGTGCGCGCACTCATGGACCGCGGCTATGATGAGACATCGCCGGGCATGAATGCGACGGGATACATTGAGCTCCTGCCGTACCTGCGCGGCGAGCGCAGCCTGGAAGAGGCAGCGGCTCTGATCAAGGCGGCCACGCGGCGGTACGCGCGGCGGCAGAGTACGTGGCTGCGACACCAGTTGCCGCTCCGCGCCGTCCGTCTCGCCGCTGACGCGTCAGTGGACGAGCTGGCCAGCCGCATCGTGCAGGAATGGTCACAGGAGAACCCGTGA
- the bshA gene encoding N-acetyl-alpha-D-glucosaminyl L-malate synthase BshA, translated as MKIGISCYPVYGGSGVVATELGIELAQRGHEVHFITYAQPFRLPYFMERVFYHEVEVPNYPLFEHPPYNLALSVAIQNAVEQHDLDLLHAHYAVPHATSAWIAKELLGREDFRIVTTLHGTDITLVGQDPSFQSLTQFSIRKSDGLTAVSEFLRRETHEHFDIPVNDIEVIPNFVDLQKYSRDAYPCHRSKLTKEGEMIVTHISNFRTVKRVDDVVRVFARIARRLPARLLLVGDGPDRVKAHDVAECEGIGDRVLFLGKQNSVAELLSCTDLFLLPSESEAFGLVALEAMACGVPVVATRTGGVPEVVDDGESGFLTAVGDVEAMADAGIQLLSDKETWHRFSAAARRGAERFSADRVVSIYEDFYRRVLAR; from the coding sequence GTGAAGATAGGTATCAGCTGCTACCCGGTGTACGGCGGCTCCGGCGTCGTTGCGACGGAGCTCGGCATCGAGCTGGCCCAGCGCGGCCATGAAGTCCACTTCATCACGTATGCGCAGCCGTTCAGGCTGCCGTACTTCATGGAGCGGGTGTTCTACCACGAGGTCGAGGTCCCGAACTATCCGCTGTTCGAACATCCGCCCTACAACCTCGCGCTCAGTGTCGCAATCCAGAATGCAGTCGAGCAGCACGATCTCGACCTGCTCCACGCGCACTACGCCGTGCCGCACGCCACATCCGCGTGGATTGCGAAGGAGCTGCTGGGCCGCGAGGACTTCCGCATCGTGACTACGCTGCACGGCACGGACATCACGCTGGTTGGGCAGGACCCATCGTTCCAGAGCCTCACGCAGTTCTCCATCCGCAAGTCAGATGGCCTCACGGCGGTCTCCGAGTTCCTGCGCCGTGAGACGCACGAGCATTTCGACATTCCCGTGAATGACATCGAAGTCATCCCCAACTTCGTCGACCTCCAGAAATACAGCCGCGACGCGTACCCGTGTCATCGTTCCAAGCTGACGAAGGAAGGGGAGATGATTGTTACCCATATCTCCAACTTCCGCACTGTGAAGCGCGTCGACGACGTGGTGCGCGTCTTTGCGCGCATCGCGCGCAGGCTGCCTGCGCGTCTGTTGCTCGTCGGCGACGGCCCGGACCGCGTGAAGGCGCATGACGTAGCGGAGTGCGAAGGGATCGGTGATCGCGTGCTTTTTCTCGGCAAGCAGAATTCCGTAGCCGAGCTGCTGTCGTGCACCGATCTGTTCCTGCTTCCGAGCGAGAGCGAGGCGTTCGGCCTGGTCGCGCTCGAGGCCATGGCGTGCGGAGTGCCGGTCGTCGCCACGCGGACGGGCGGTGTTCCGGAAGTCGTGGACGACGGCGAGTCCGGATTTCTCACGGCCGTGGGTGATGTCGAGGCCATGGCGGATGCCGGCATTCAACTGCTGTCGGACAAGGAGACCTGGCACCGATTCAGCGCAGCCGCCCGCCGCGGTGCCGAGCGCTTCAGCGCCGATCGCGTCGTCTCCATCTACGAGGACTTCTACCGGCGGGTGCTGGCGCGATGA
- the nadC gene encoding carboxylating nicotinate-nucleotide diphosphorylase, with amino-acid sequence MPPRLPGSLAVDDVALQLIDLALEEDRGPGDWTTRWTVPARTRAQATIIAKADGVIAGVPPACAVFLRLEPRIQIDVIAGDGDRVRAGEPVLRVRGPARAILTGERVALNFLQRLSGVATLTRQFVDAVEGTGARILDTRKTTPGWRALEKAAVRAGGGVNHRAGLYDMVLIKENHKAIAGGLAEAVKRVREHNTRDLPVTVEVHSPDELEAALTAGVDRLLFDNFDTATIARMVRRTRELETRPLIEASGNMSLQRVPEVAAAGVDFISVGALTHSAPAFDLSLLVEVS; translated from the coding sequence ATGCCGCCCCGTCTGCCCGGCAGCCTGGCCGTCGACGATGTCGCGCTCCAGCTCATCGATCTCGCGCTCGAGGAGGATCGCGGACCGGGCGACTGGACGACACGCTGGACCGTGCCCGCCCGCACCCGTGCACAGGCGACCATCATCGCCAAGGCCGATGGCGTGATTGCCGGCGTGCCACCCGCATGCGCGGTCTTTCTGCGCCTCGAACCGCGCATCCAGATCGATGTCATCGCGGGCGACGGCGACCGGGTCCGGGCGGGCGAACCGGTCCTGCGCGTGCGCGGACCCGCACGCGCCATTCTCACGGGCGAGCGCGTCGCGCTCAACTTCCTGCAGCGCCTGTCGGGAGTGGCCACACTCACTCGCCAGTTCGTCGATGCGGTCGAGGGCACAGGCGCACGAATCCTCGACACGCGCAAGACAACGCCCGGCTGGCGCGCGCTCGAGAAGGCAGCCGTCCGGGCCGGCGGTGGCGTCAACCACCGCGCGGGTCTCTACGACATGGTCCTGATCAAGGAGAATCACAAGGCGATCGCGGGCGGACTGGCCGAAGCTGTCAAGCGCGTGCGCGAGCACAACACCCGGGACCTGCCGGTTACCGTCGAGGTTCACTCGCCCGACGAGCTGGAAGCTGCCCTGACCGCCGGCGTCGACCGGCTGCTCTTCGACAACTTCGACACGGCGACGATCGCGCGCATGGTGAGGCGGACGCGTGAGCTGGAGACGCGCCCGCTCATTGAGGCCTCCGGCAACATGTCCCTCCAACGCGTGCCCGAAGTCGCGGCTGCCGGTGTCGACTTCATCAGTGTCGGTGCACTCACCCATTCCGCACCCGCATTCGACCTGTCCCTCCTGGTCGAGGTGTCGTGA
- a CDS encoding biotin--[acetyl-CoA-carboxylase] ligase, with product MSASARLDAWEGRPIEEWRRRWRIPAVAAFAEAGSTNDIARALAEQGAPAGQLVMTEHQTAGRGRMRRPWSDSPGRSLLLSFVLRPEPVQPGAPGTAPVRVGIAIAAALHEAAGIDARIKWPNDVVVDGRKLAGILCEATSAGGETVIIAGVGINVLQRAEDWPKELRDHAVSIAQVAGPTAPGRSAVLDAVVAAMRPMFSRPLAPLDDDELDTFRLFDALRGVEVSVTGAGAGVTAGQADDARLPIRGLVAGIAPDGALLLAADGGMQRVATGTVRVAATSTHITTRTPR from the coding sequence GTGAGCGCGTCCGCGCGCCTCGACGCATGGGAGGGCCGCCCGATAGAGGAATGGCGTCGACGCTGGCGCATTCCGGCCGTCGCCGCGTTTGCGGAAGCCGGTTCCACCAATGATATCGCCCGTGCCCTGGCCGAGCAGGGGGCGCCGGCAGGGCAGCTCGTGATGACCGAGCACCAGACCGCCGGCCGCGGCAGGATGCGCCGCCCCTGGAGCGATTCTCCCGGGCGCTCGCTGCTTCTCTCCTTCGTGCTTCGTCCCGAGCCGGTGCAGCCCGGCGCCCCCGGCACCGCACCCGTGCGTGTGGGCATCGCCATTGCCGCGGCGCTGCACGAGGCCGCGGGGATCGATGCGCGGATCAAATGGCCCAACGATGTGGTCGTGGACGGCCGCAAGCTGGCCGGGATCCTCTGTGAGGCGACCAGCGCTGGCGGCGAGACGGTCATCATCGCCGGTGTCGGCATTAACGTGCTCCAACGCGCTGAGGATTGGCCGAAGGAGCTTCGGGACCACGCGGTTTCCATCGCGCAGGTCGCCGGGCCGACGGCTCCCGGCCGCTCCGCTGTTCTGGACGCCGTCGTCGCGGCCATGCGGCCCATGTTCTCGCGGCCGCTGGCACCGCTCGACGACGATGAGCTGGATACCTTCCGGCTTTTCGATGCGCTGCGCGGCGTGGAGGTCAGCGTGACTGGTGCCGGCGCCGGTGTGACCGCCGGACAGGCCGATGATGCCCGTCTGCCGATCCGCGGCCTCGTCGCCGGCATCGCTCCGGACGGCGCCCTCCTTCTGGCAGCGGATGGCGGTATGCAGCGTGTCGCGACAGGCACCGTGCGTGTGGCCGCGACCTCCACACACATCACTACCAGGACGCCGCGATGA
- a CDS encoding type III pantothenate kinase: protein MILVFDIGNTEIVLGLFQDGELLDHWRIATYPERTVDELGLLVRGLMRESGFDADDIRAAVIGSVVPQITAVVTEMAERHLGARILTIDAATPIPIRLDVEEPLSVGADRILNTLAASQLYRRDTIVVDLGTATTFDCITGDGVFIGGVIAPGVRTGAETLVRRTARLPRVDLLPPPTVIGRRTDISLRSGIFFGAIESIDGIVRRIKQEWNRPQALVVATGGLAPFLGPHCRTVERIEPFITLQGLDLAFRAIEDQEARARTRRRR, encoded by the coding sequence ATGATCCTCGTCTTCGACATCGGCAACACGGAAATCGTGCTCGGCCTCTTTCAGGACGGCGAGCTGCTCGACCACTGGAGAATCGCAACGTACCCCGAGCGCACGGTCGATGAGTTGGGTCTGCTCGTGCGCGGTCTCATGCGCGAGTCCGGCTTCGACGCCGATGACATCCGCGCCGCAGTCATCGGCTCCGTCGTTCCACAGATCACCGCCGTCGTTACCGAAATGGCCGAGCGCCACCTCGGCGCCCGGATCCTCACCATCGACGCAGCCACCCCGATCCCCATCCGCCTCGACGTCGAGGAGCCACTATCCGTTGGCGCGGACCGCATCCTCAACACGCTCGCCGCGTCCCAGCTCTACCGCCGCGATACCATTGTCGTAGACCTCGGTACCGCCACCACCTTCGACTGCATTACCGGAGACGGCGTATTCATCGGCGGTGTCATCGCGCCCGGCGTGCGCACCGGTGCAGAGACCCTGGTGCGTCGTACCGCGAGGCTGCCTCGCGTCGACCTCCTCCCGCCGCCTACCGTCATCGGCCGGCGAACCGACATCTCCCTCCGATCCGGCATCTTCTTCGGCGCCATCGAGTCCATCGACGGCATCGTCCGGCGCATCAAACAGGAGTGGAACAGGCCCCAGGCCCTCGTCGTCGCTACCGGCGGTCTGGCTCCGTTCCTCGGCCCCCACTGCCGGACCGTCGAGCGCATCGAGCCCTTCATCACCCTCCAGGGCCTCGACCTCGCCTTCCGCGCCATCGAGGACCAGGAGGCGCGCGCCCGCACTCGGCGCAGGCGCTGA
- the groES gene encoding co-chaperone GroES yields the protein MATAASTQIQPLADRVVVKALEETEQMRGGLYIPDTAKEKPQQGEIIAVGPGKMTDDGKRVPNELKAGDRVLYGKYSGTEVTVGEEQYLILRESDVLAVIKS from the coding sequence ATGGCGACTGCCGCTTCCACACAGATCCAGCCGCTGGCGGATCGCGTTGTCGTGAAGGCGCTCGAGGAGACCGAGCAGATGCGAGGCGGGCTGTACATCCCGGATACGGCGAAGGAGAAGCCGCAGCAGGGTGAGATCATCGCGGTCGGACCGGGCAAGATGACGGACGACGGCAAGCGGGTACCGAACGAGCTGAAGGCGGGCGACCGCGTGCTGTACGGGAAGTACAGCGGCACGGAAGTCACGGTCGGTGAGGAGCAGTACCTGATCCTTCGCGAGTCGGACGTGCTCGCGGTCATCAAGAGCTAA
- a CDS encoding TCP-1/cpn60 chaperonin family protein has protein sequence MAAKELHFNTEARAALKRGVDQLAQAVKVTLGPKGRNVVIDRKFGAPTVTKDGVTVAKEIELSDPIENMGAQMVKEVATKTSDLAGDGTTTATVLAQAIFREGLKNVTAGANPMAIKR, from the coding sequence ATGGCTGCCAAGGAACTCCATTTCAATACGGAAGCCCGCGCCGCGCTGAAGCGTGGTGTGGACCAGCTGGCGCAGGCGGTGAAGGTCACGCTGGGCCCGAAGGGCCGTAACGTGGTGATCGACCGCAAGTTCGGCGCACCGACCGTGACGAAGGACGGTGTCACGGTAGCGAAGGAGATCGAGCTGAGCGACCCGATCGAGAACATGGGCGCGCAGATGGTGAAGGAAGTCGCGACGAAGACGAGCGACCTGGCCGGCGACGGCACGACGACGGCGACGGTGCTCGCCCAGGCGATCTTCCGTGAGGGCCTGAAGAACGTGACGGCGGGTGCGAACCCGATGGCGATCAAGCGC